The DNA sequence ataaattataataacctgtatttttaaaacttctattataaattatttatgacctattttattattaaattaaactatttatttaaaaattattttattaggtataatcaatttaattttataattattgaaatttaaattgcctaaaattatatataattttattaaatgtgatattttacataattgaaactagaattttgatatatataaatCGTAAAAATTATCTCTGAAAGTAATAAAGGAAATAGTAGGAACATTATATAATAAACGTATATAATttctaaatattataataataaaaggtatataattcttttcattctaaataaagtATATATTTAGTATTGTAATACTATACGATTGTGGTtcttatagaaagaaaaaaaaatgtggtTTGtatgcatatatacatatatataattatgacacatgtttttttttcatttattaacTATGACACTTAATACACTTTAATACCACAAATCCTTATTTATTATCAATGAGTCTCTaatcatcttcttttcttttcttttcattcatcACCgaatgaatttgaaaaaaaagaaaggaacgagaaagaaaagagagaaccGTGACCCTCCCATgaatttttggcttattttttatgattcataattctaataaaaaatctaatataattaaaGTGTCTTAAAGtgtctgtatttttttttctacatATTGGCATCATTTTTATTCGATAAAAATTGACGGTAACGTAGTTCTCCTTTTTTGTTAAGTTTGGCCAATTGAATTCTAGGAGACATAGACGATTTCTGACGTCTTCTTCTTTAGCAACTCGATCAAAAAacttttccaaaatttttattgttttaatttcgtACGGAAAGAGTTTCGATAAATTTTTACCgattaaatttatatttgataaataaaattgatattGTAATGGATTATTGATTGAATTTGCTTGAGATTATATTGaatttttgtgaaattttgataATTGGTGATTGATGATAGTTCGACCAAAGAGGAGCAGCCCAAACCATGATGCATTGACGAAATTTGGGTTGTTTCAatgttgaaaattaaataaaatttgatgAAGTTTAAGTGGCTAAGTGATTATATAAAAGTTACGTCAAATCGGTAATCGTAAAATTCAAAAACGGATTAagatttaaatgtatattttaaaaagaaaataaaaaaggtttCAATTTCTTGTAAACTGAAGAAACAGCCATGATGAATTATTTTTgggatatataatataaatttaattttatgaaaagattgagtttaatattataattatataaatttttcggGTAACTTGGGTAATAAATAAAGTGTAGGGATAAAatggatattttataaaagttcaggattatttttataaatatgaaacaAAAAATGAGGGTTTAAATATAATTCTATAAAATATTGaggtcaaaaataaaatattaaggaGTTCttgatttagaaagtaattaataaaagtttaaaaataaggttttataaaataaattttaagagtattatgaatattattttaaatatttatttaaaattactcatttacattagaataaattattattataattattatttatcaaagatattattttataagaatattattatatgtattatgAAGAATAAAACAGAGAGTAGTAAATAGagtaatcttaaaagttttagagaatatcgatttaattaaaaaatcttatGATTCTCTTACCATAAAATACTTAGTGGATGGTAAGAGAACAGTGTGAAGATAGTTTGAACTATTAAGgataaataagtaaaagactgaagagagagagaagataaatCGGCACGTGTGCTTATGGAAAGACCACGAGAGGATGACGATAGTATGGTTATGGTGTCGAAGAATAAATGTTAACAAGCCGTGGGCTTTGTATGTGGATAATTATGCGGGGGACGCCCATAAATATGGAATGGCTTTCAGAGGAAGGGGTCAAATGCTTCAACTGGAGAATCTTTGCCTGCAAGTACTTGTAGAGGTTATGTTCgacatacttcagctggagaatcagcgcctgcaacaagtagaaacttgcagaggtcatgtcgctggaatgccttatctgacttgcgagtcgaATTGCGTCAGTGCGGGTCGAaatcgacaaatgagctcattacctgcactagggatagacatgcatcataattGTTTGCGCATATTTCCTGTCAACTTTGTTTTCTGTGATTGTGTATGTGCAGTGCTTGATTTTCTATGTCCTTTAATGATTATGTTTGTTGTGTTTATTGGTTGTTGCTATTGACTGGGTATAGTATTAAAACGAACTTAAATAACTACGCCGGCTCTACTaaaaactccccagttcttacctccTATCTCCACCTTTTTCAGTTACAGGTGCGAAGGCTTATTGCGAAGCTGcaggtaggggtggcaaacgggacTAAACTCGCCGGACTGGCCcgtgtaacccgccaaaaaaagcGGATTGGGCtgaaaaattgggaccgccaaatagcaaaagcccacctaacccgcaccgcttaaaacgcgggctttggcggggcggggcgggctttccCGCCGAGCTTAGTATTTTTTTGGTATGGGGTATTTTTACAATATTTTTGCCAAAACTCAATTTcctccaacccaacttacaagagaatgaagatgaaaattgagtgttttagattatgtttattttgttttagagacaatatttataattatgttttggattatgtttagttTGCTTTgggaataatatttataattatattttggatgaaaactcggtttataattatgtttattagatatttataattacaaagactttaatgtttgtgaatataaaaattataatttgtttatacttttagaaattataatagttaaaagtaaaaaacagaagaaattttttatgtctttatatatattatttaatagttaaaagtaaaaaaaaaaaagaggatatttggcgggcttagcccgccggcCCGCCAGCCCGCCATTAGGCGGGACGGGCTAGGATtttgggaccgcctcactaggcggggcgggacGGGGCGGGCCAGCCTACCAAAAGGCGGGCTTCTGGTGAGGTGGGACGGGACGGGGCGGGGCGAACTTCCCTACTTGCCACCCCCTAGCTACAGGAGTATAAAAGAATATGTTTGCAAGTTGAGttgttattagaatttatttttttccctCGCGTTGTTAGTTGAAGTTTTGTTCAGAATAGTAGGTTTTATAGTTGGTTTTGTATGTAATATTAcaatgtattattaatattaagtatgtAAATCTATGATATTTGTTCTTGACGGAGAAGTTTtaacttttttgaaaaattgtcGGCAAATTATtgcgtaaaggctcaatattaaatagataataaaggaaTTTGGTTAGTAACAAtttacttttagtacgatcatgatgtGCTGAAAGTTAAGTCGTTACAAAAACGAtacattatttttagaaaaattaccaaatcaagtaaaataaaagtaactTTTAATGGAATGAATTACTTACTAATTCAATATTGTTACCCATTATAAAATACTTTTAGAATGACAAGTAGATAAACtttcagaaaaagaaaaaaatgagtatGTTACATCTATATAATAGAGTATAAATGAtacatttttgtttataaaatatcaaatttttttaatgtttaatttaaataaattttatttttaatttagaactaaattttaattttatcttttaataatatcaatttttttacagtacataattattcaattattttttaattatatctgaGTAAATTACTCTTAATCACGTTACTTTCGTTctaataaattgatttttttaattttactcttaaatatttttactcatcatgaaactttgtagaatgactagtacataagcttgcggaaagaaaaaaagagcatAATACATATACAACAAagtataaattatactttttgtctctaatgtaccgAAATTCTTTAAtcatttaatgtttaatttagttaaactttatttttaattttaaaataaattttaattttatccttcaataatatcaatttttttatgataaataattattcaattatttttcaattgcatctaaataaaatattcttagtcacattattttcattctaaataaatttattttttatttttactcttaatcacattatttttattataagtaaatttatttaggtttaagagaaaataaaaaaaaatcaattttctattataaaaaaattgaaattattgataaaaaaataaaatttatttaaaattaaaaaataaaatttaattaaataattaaatattaaagaacTTCATATCTTAGAAATAAAAAGATATCatttatattattgtatatattcATGCTCTTTATTGTATATACgagtaaaaatcttgaataatTCATTGTATATACggagtaaaaattttgaatttgtaatGCAAttcttttgttaaaaattattatcattttaCTTGATTTGGTAATTCTTCCATTTAGAgtaatgtatcatttttgtctctaACATTTTCGTCTGATTTAAGTTCCTAAAGTTTCAAATCGTCTCGATTTTGTTCTATCGTCAATTATTCTGTTAATAGGTCACTAACGGTAGGACAACAACATTAagacgattttgaaacattattaaaaatttaaataaaacgatttaaacgttaaaaACAACTTTAAGACTTACCCAAATAttaaggacaaaaataatactttactaaAAAAAGAACAAAACGAACAAACTTGGGTTGgttgagtggtcagctcactcgtccgcttaagcaagtgtcggaagTTCGAATCTCGTCTTGTGCATGCAGTAACCCATTGGCCAGCAACAGACTCTTAAATGGAGCTCcgatccgcgacggattagttcGGAATACCGtggtcaacaaaaaaaaaaaaagagaaaaacggtTTTTTCCCACACAAAATGTGCCATATATGTTTCGTTTATAACCTGCTCTCTTTTGATGGAGTATAAATAAAAGGgtccttgttttcttcattgtTCAGCACATATGTACTCTTACCAAAGAAAGTTGTACTTGTTCATGCTCTTTTCGTTTCTTTAGTTATCTATCTACAAGCATCCGCCATGGCTCTCTCTAAGCTTTTACCTGTTTCCCTTATTCTCTCTTTTCTCCTTCTCCAGCACCTTATTGAAGACAATCAATTGGTAATAACCATATATGGATGCTATGTTATTTCTCATCAATTATTAGCATTTCGttctatttatatatgtataacccttttttttttttgtgttaaaaatTTGTGTAATACATATAGGTATCTTCAGAGGGACTACATGGTTCTCTTACCGTTGAGAGGATAGGTACAAATTGACAGTATAATTGAAATTTCGACCTATCCATGATATTTtgattgaatgaatgaattaATTTCAGATTGCAATGAAGCATGTGACGTAAGATGCAGCAAAACATCACGGCCGGACCTATGCAAGAGAGCATGCGGAACATGCTGCCAACGATGCAACTGCGTTCCACCGGGCTATTCCGGCAACCAACGAGCGTGTCCTTGTTATTACAACCAAATCACCCATGGTGGCAGACGCAAGTGCCCTTAATCACATCAACAACTTACTTACAATTCTATATCTGTATCACATTAGATATATAGGTTATTTCATAATtgagattatatttattttgtttgatatataatatgccagatacaaggagaatgataaattcataaatatttaaataaaaacttagCATATTGTACTAGTTGATATGAATATCCAcgacaataatatataatatatgctatatatttaatatttcttGAAATCAACCGTTTCCTAGATTGTATTGTTGTTTTTTCTTTGGGTCTGAGGAAAATACTAGATCAGAGGGCCAACACTACATTCAGCTTAAAAAAGGAGTTAGTAGTTAGTTTTGATTTAGATGTAAAGTAAAAATAAGGAAGAAGTGTTGGAAtgaattaattttgttaatgAGTGATGGTAGAAGGTAGATTGTGATAGGATCAGGTGCAAGTTATTATTGTGATAGGAACATGCTGTGAtcgttgcaattgtgtgccttctGGGACTAGCAGTAACAATTCCCATGTTATGCCAACACCAATATCCTTGATTACcacttcatttttatttttatcagccTGTGAAAAATTTTAATAGTGAATTTTATCATAAGAATTGAATTTCAgttagaattaaattgaattagaatttagaataaattagtaaaattatagaATTGAATTATTATAGTGTTTGaaatatttatcaaataaattaaaattttataatagataactttatcttttattaatataacattatatttaaataataaatatatttatttattaaattatataaaataattaaacatttgtattttttaactaaaatttaattcaaCTAGAATTTGTTCACCtcttttaaagaaataaaaattagattattctaaaaatattaaatttaaaaaatattgttattaattaaaaaaattaaatggttCTTCATGATTGATTCCAATGACAaactaacaataaaaaataaacatgaaCTATCAAGAACCAACTTCTTATGTGATCTAATGACATAgcaagtaaaaaaaattagttattaacagtaaattataataactaattcatgttattaaaataaaacaaaattatgtCATTTTTTGTTAGTGTCATGATTGATACAACTTTACTTAAAATGTTCAGATATATTGACAAATATTTGGTATCATTAATCTAAGTTAAACACATAAAATCTATACGTGTGAATAATTTTTTTGATCTACATagtagatcttttaaaaaaaataagtatatatTATACAAAATGAGTTgaaggaaagagaagagaaggaaatGAAGGtgatgagagaagagagaatgtGTGTTGAAAGATGGGAGgcgttaaaaaaaaataaatgagaaaaATTAATAAGAACTAATTAAATGATAAACATATTTTAgacattttaagttttaaatgaaatttaaatgGAATGAAATTTTAAATTGGATACATTTGAGTtggaattgattttaaaaaaaataatgaaattgaattgaatttcatctaaattattttaattattatttttgtttcaaacACCGAAGTTGAACTCAATTTTTATAGGAACTAAATTTTAAAGAGTTTTTAAacatcctatatatatatatatatataataactagtatttttatctgTAATAATATTACGGCAatataaattctttaaaattatgtcGGTTTGCTTTATCTTAATATTATAGATTATGGtacaaaaaatttatagaatCAAACTATTACAAGAAAGTTGTAGGAGACAAAAGTCTTCGTCGGCTAAGAAGACTAGAGTTTttggaaataaaaaaattaaataataaaattttagttattatttttatatgaaaaagtttaactttttactaataattaattttaatattcgttatctaaaatttaaaagaatttaatatgtatacttttatatttgattagatgTTAAGTCTGTTatataattagaaataattaatttttatgtttactatttaaaaataatatattttctctctatgtatatatataaaaatataattagatactagcataaaaaaatttatattaataattataaaattaactcaaattaatataaaattaactcaaaatttatattaatagttatatgtaacaaatatttgaaagaagataagtgaaaatatagattaattgttatatgtaataaatatttgaaggaagataagtgaaaatatagattaaaaagataagcagtaaaaatttaaaactaaaaaaaatatacatataataataataatttttatttgaattatattattttgtttaattttatttttttctagaacaaaaaggtagaaaaaatagaaaatgagaaaaaagagagagaaaaataaagaaaaaaaaatgagagagggagtttgctaatttttttaaaaaaaattatttttattgtaatgaaaaaatatttggtgacatattttaatttgtcaaattactaatataaaatataaattatagattatatatagaatgaaaatggtagagagaaatagaaaaaggaagagacgtagataagaaaatataagaagtttattaattttagagggaagtattttttttttcaattttaataaaaagagtgTTATATAAcacatttttgttattaaattagttattaatatataatataactatattttaattttaatttcaaaattttaattttaatttaatttgaatagaATTAGAAAAGGTCATTTtgcataatttaattttaaattttataattaatcattaataatgatatataaaaaaataaaataaataaaaaaagaactctttaatttaaaaaataattaattttaattataataaaaaataaaatatatatatatatatatatatatatatatatatatatatatatataatttaacttcACATGACTGTACCTAAGTTTTCAGCAATAATATATCGTTATCAATTAAGAATAGGGAGACCTTTTTGTTACCTATGTAATCATTTCCATTTGAGTAAAATACTAAAGATTTGTGCGACTTCCCAATCAGATTGCAAGTGTATTCTCGTATTTACGTTTGTAAACTGAAAAGGCAGTTGAGAAACGCATGACATGGGATGAACCAGGAATTTTTGTTTGACAAGACAGTAGTACTAATGCTATTTGGCGAGGAACAAAGTTGCTGCCTTTAATGCAACTTATGCAACGCTATTTTAACTTAGAATGATaatcttttttttcaactaataactaactttttttaattatttttatttatcttaaattttatattttaaataataaaaatttaattataaattttaaaataaattataaatttaaattttcaaattaattaatattaaccaattaaaaattaattttttatatttatattttaacaaaatataactttttttaatttactacTAAATTGTTACGCTTTTAGAGTTGAAAACTCTTTCAGTCTTTCGTGTTATTATTTTatgagttatgctacgtgtatactaaaatcagccaccaaaattaattattagtataaaatacatgttgaaatataaatacacattaaaaataaattaaaccatacatatatttatacataaatacattggtagctgattttagtgactaattttagtgtacaaataacatttttgttattttatttgtttgcattcttctttttattttatttttttaaatgtggCCCGAGTTGGTTAACCCAACCCGCACTAAGACCCGACCCAAAACTCACACAACAAATACTCTTAATTCTATCCACCCTAACTAACTCCGATACTCCTCATTTTCTCCCCTGTACTATGATGACAATTTGAAAGTAGGGCACAGATTCGGTATGCTTAACATATTTGCACATCGAAATGTTAAAAAGTTATTTGGTACACCCGTTAATCAGGCAacgcaaaataaaaatatttattttagtggAGTCTTTTTTGCAATTACTTAAAAAATAGAGgagttatttattaattttttaaatgaatatatTTAGTTTAGTTGTTAAAATTAGTTGGACCATTAGTTTATTATTACCGCCTCTCCTTCCTCCTCCTGGTTCTCTTCCTCTCCTTCCTCCACCGTTGCAAGCCTCCTCTTCTATTATCTCCACCGCCAACAACGACTCAAACCTTTCCTCTACCTCTCCTACTGGCTCCTTCGTTGCCTACCAACTCCTTCTCCTCCCCACTCAGACATGGTGGCTTTGGTTTCGTGTTAACAACCTTCTGCCCCGAAGGGCTAGTATTC is a window from the Arachis hypogaea cultivar Tifrunner chromosome 17, arahy.Tifrunner.gnm2.J5K5, whole genome shotgun sequence genome containing:
- the LOC112765988 gene encoding snakin-2; translation: MALSKLLPVSLILSFLLLQHLIEDNQLVSSEGLHGSLTVERIDCNEACDVRCSKTSRPDLCKRACGTCCQRCNCVPPGYSGNQRACPCYYNQITHGGRRKCP